The Xenopus tropicalis strain Nigerian chromosome 7, UCB_Xtro_10.0, whole genome shotgun sequence genome includes a region encoding these proteins:
- the uts2 gene encoding urotensin-2 has translation MTMQKLLLSLILASFTDPLLSLPLIDSREIPYQFPDGKMNFGELSSLDEDDLLHNLPAVLAKHNLIGDTDALLSKEELIDGNHNVGENIKEMLFGKHPRISLLSLLQSKDKKQYKKRGNLSECFWKYCV, from the exons ATGACCATGCAGAAGCTTCTATTAAGTTTGATTCTTGCCAGCTTCACCGATCCTCTTTTGTCGCTTCCATTAATTGATTCCAGAGAAATTCCATATCAGTTTCCGG ATGGCAAGATGAATTTTGGAGAGTTAAGCAGCCTGGATGAGGACGACTTACTGCACAACTTACCTGCAGTCCTGGCCAAACATAACCTGATTGGGGATACAGATGCACTGCTCAGCAAGGAAG AACTTATTGACGGCAATCACAATGTTGGAGAGAACATTAAAGAG ATGCTGTTTGGCAAACACCCACGGATATCATTATTGAGTCTCCTGCAGTCAAAAGACAAGAAACAGTACAAAAAACGTGGGAATTTATCCGAATGCTTCTGGAAGTACTGCGTCTGA